Proteins from a single region of Undibacterium sp. KW1:
- the ctaD gene encoding cytochrome c oxidase subunit I — MSTTTVDHAHDHSHDHAHDHPHGFQRWLFATNHKDIGSLYLWFAFTMLLAGGVMALGIRSELFQPGLQLMQPEFFNQLTTMHGLVMVFGAIMPAFVGFANWMIPLQIGASDMAFARMNNFSFWLMPPAALLLMGSFFVPGGATAAGWTLYAPLSTQMGPGMDMAIFAVHIMGASSIMGSINIITTILNMRAPGMTLMKMPMFCWTWLITAYLLIAVMPVLAGAITMTLTDRHFGTSFFNAAGGGDPVMYQHIFWFFGHPEVYIMILPAFGIVSQIVPAFARKPLFGYASMVYATASIAILSFIVWAHHMFTTGMPVTAQLFFMYATMLISVPTGVKVFNWVATMWKGSMTFETPMLFAVGFIFVFTMGGFTGLILAVTPIDIQLQDTYYVVAHFHYVLVAGSLFALFAGYYYWGPKWTGFMYNETRGKIHFWGSLILFNVTFFPMHFLGLAGMPRRYADYPAQFTDFNQIATIGAFGFGLMQVYFILAVVIPSIKGGIPAEAKPWDGAEGLEWTVPSPAPFHTFEEPPEFK; from the coding sequence ATGAGCACTACTACAGTTGATCACGCTCACGATCACTCTCACGACCACGCGCATGACCATCCACATGGTTTCCAGCGCTGGTTGTTTGCCACCAACCATAAAGATATCGGTAGTTTGTATCTGTGGTTCGCTTTCACGATGTTGCTGGCCGGTGGCGTCATGGCCCTGGGCATTCGCAGTGAATTGTTCCAGCCTGGATTGCAGCTCATGCAACCGGAGTTCTTTAACCAGCTGACCACCATGCATGGTCTGGTCATGGTGTTCGGCGCGATCATGCCGGCTTTCGTTGGTTTTGCCAACTGGATGATCCCGCTGCAGATCGGCGCGTCTGATATGGCGTTCGCGCGTATGAACAACTTCTCGTTCTGGCTGATGCCTCCAGCAGCTCTGCTGTTGATGGGTTCTTTCTTTGTTCCTGGCGGTGCAACTGCTGCTGGCTGGACACTTTATGCACCATTGTCCACACAAATGGGCCCAGGCATGGATATGGCGATTTTCGCGGTCCACATCATGGGTGCGTCTTCCATCATGGGTTCCATTAACATCATCACTACCATCCTGAACATGCGCGCTCCTGGCATGACCTTGATGAAGATGCCGATGTTCTGCTGGACCTGGCTGATTACTGCCTACCTGCTGATCGCTGTTATGCCGGTTCTGGCCGGTGCGATTACGATGACGCTGACTGACCGTCATTTCGGTACGTCCTTCTTTAATGCGGCTGGCGGCGGCGACCCTGTCATGTACCAACACATTTTCTGGTTCTTCGGACATCCAGAGGTGTACATCATGATTTTGCCAGCCTTCGGTATCGTTTCCCAGATCGTTCCTGCATTTGCCCGCAAGCCTTTGTTCGGTTATGCGTCGATGGTGTATGCAACCGCATCCATCGCGATCCTGTCCTTCATCGTTTGGGCGCATCACATGTTTACAACCGGTATGCCAGTGACAGCACAGTTGTTCTTCATGTATGCCACCATGCTGATCTCGGTACCTACCGGCGTGAAAGTGTTTAACTGGGTTGCAACAATGTGGAAAGGCTCGATGACTTTCGAGACACCTATGTTGTTTGCAGTCGGCTTCATCTTCGTGTTCACCATGGGCGGTTTCACAGGTCTGATCCTGGCGGTGACCCCGATTGACATACAGTTGCAGGATACTTACTACGTGGTTGCCCACTTCCACTATGTATTGGTGGCGGGTTCCCTGTTTGCATTGTTCGCCGGTTACTACTACTGGGGTCCAAAATGGACAGGTTTCATGTACAACGAAACGCGCGGCAAGATCCACTTCTGGGGTTCGCTGATTTTGTTCAACGTGACCTTCTTCCCTATGCACTTCCTGGGTCTGGCCGGTATGCCACGACGTTATGCTGATTACCCAGCGCAGTTCACTGACTTCAATCAGATTGCCACTATCGGTGCGTTTGGTTTTGGTCTGATGCAGGTGTACTTCATCCTGGCAGTGGTTATCCCGTCCATCAAAGGCGGCATACCAGCAGAAGCGAAACCATGGGATGGTGCTGAAGGCCTGGAATGGACAGTGCCTAGCCCTGCGCCTTTCCACACTTTTGAAGAACCACCAGAATTCAAATAA
- the coxB gene encoding cytochrome c oxidase subunit II: MKHAKRLKSFMLGASLLAASLPTWAVVNGPVVDMKGGPAVKQLNLQPPVTQIAEQIYSIHNLMLVICMVIFVAVFGVMFYSILKHRKSVGHKPATFHESTAVEIAWTVVPFIIVIVMALPATKTVVAMKDTSNADITIKATGMQWKWGYDYLKGEGEGISFLSTLATPRTQVGAPGVEPTEKRGDNYLIEVDNEVVVPVNKKVRIITTANDVIHAWTIPAFGVKQDAIPGFVRDTWFKAEKIGTYRGQCVELCGKEHAFMPIVVNVVSDDDYKKWVDTKKKEMAAKADDPSKVWTVDELKQRGEKVYTANCVACHQATGKGVPGAFPAIDGSAVVTGPKAAQIGILLNGKGGMPAWKATLSDTEIAAVITYTRNNWSNKAAENIVQPAEVLAARK, translated from the coding sequence ATGAAACATGCTAAGCGATTAAAGTCGTTCATGCTGGGTGCCTCGCTCTTGGCTGCTAGTCTGCCAACTTGGGCGGTGGTCAATGGTCCGGTAGTGGATATGAAGGGCGGTCCGGCAGTCAAGCAGTTGAATCTGCAGCCACCTGTTACGCAAATTGCGGAGCAAATCTATTCCATCCATAACCTGATGCTGGTTATCTGCATGGTCATTTTTGTGGCAGTTTTCGGGGTGATGTTTTATTCCATTCTGAAACACCGCAAGTCTGTCGGCCATAAGCCAGCTACTTTCCACGAAAGTACTGCTGTTGAGATCGCCTGGACAGTTGTGCCTTTCATCATCGTTATCGTCATGGCTTTGCCAGCAACAAAAACTGTTGTTGCAATGAAAGATACCTCGAACGCCGACATCACCATTAAAGCCACGGGCATGCAATGGAAATGGGGCTATGATTACCTGAAGGGTGAGGGCGAAGGCATTTCCTTCCTCTCGACACTGGCGACTCCCCGTACGCAAGTTGGCGCACCTGGCGTAGAACCTACAGAAAAACGCGGCGACAATTACCTCATCGAAGTCGATAATGAAGTCGTGGTACCGGTCAACAAAAAAGTCCGCATTATTACCACCGCCAATGACGTTATCCATGCATGGACTATCCCTGCCTTTGGCGTGAAACAGGATGCGATTCCTGGTTTTGTCCGTGACACCTGGTTCAAGGCTGAAAAAATCGGTACTTACCGTGGTCAGTGCGTAGAGCTGTGCGGTAAAGAACATGCCTTCATGCCTATCGTTGTCAATGTCGTTTCTGACGATGACTACAAAAAATGGGTGGATACCAAGAAAAAAGAAATGGCTGCCAAGGCAGATGATCCAAGCAAGGTCTGGACTGTCGATGAGCTGAAACAACGTGGCGAAAAAGTCTATACAGCAAACTGTGTGGCCTGCCATCAGGCTACCGGTAAGGGTGTGCCAGGTGCTTTCCCTGCAATCGATGGCTCTGCTGTTGTGACCGGTCCTAAAGCAGCTCAAATCGGTATTTTGCTGAATGGTAAGGGCGGCATGCCAGCCTGGAAGGCTACTTTGTCTGACACAGAAATTGCTGCTGTAATCACTTATACCCGCAATAACTGGTCTAACAAGGCTGCTGAAAACATCGTCCAACCAGCTGAAGTTTTGGCTGCGCGTAAGTAA
- a CDS encoding methyltransferase domain-containing protein, with product MLSAPINLQLVRRLFADATKIRPSDFLRREIATRMREKLELVKIQPAAVLDAGCGESDDIAELQKSYPAALAYGIDASLSMLEAGKHKHLAARSAVGRLLSKWTPAALRQESSQYLLCADFARLPMANASVDLIWSNLALHWHPQPDLVFAEWRRVLRTDGLLMFSCFGPDTLVELRQAFAEVDDLPHILPFVDMHDFGDMLVNAGFSTPVMDMEKITLTYASADKLLEDVRALGGNPLMTRRQALLGRKAHARLLAALDKRKDVDGRIALTLEVVYGHAFRPVNRKTAAGESIVRFDLPKKSP from the coding sequence ATGTTGAGTGCTCCTATCAATCTGCAACTGGTGCGCCGCCTGTTTGCCGATGCGACAAAAATCCGCCCTTCCGACTTTTTGCGTCGCGAAATAGCCACGCGCATGCGTGAAAAACTGGAACTCGTCAAAATCCAGCCTGCCGCTGTCCTGGATGCCGGTTGTGGCGAGTCAGATGATATTGCTGAATTACAAAAAAGTTATCCTGCTGCACTGGCTTACGGCATTGATGCTTCTTTGTCCATGCTGGAGGCGGGCAAGCACAAGCATCTGGCGGCCAGGAGCGCAGTCGGGCGTTTGTTATCCAAATGGACGCCCGCAGCCTTGCGCCAGGAGTCCAGCCAGTATTTACTATGCGCTGATTTTGCCCGTCTGCCTATGGCAAATGCCAGCGTGGATCTGATCTGGTCGAATCTGGCATTGCACTGGCATCCCCAGCCTGACCTGGTGTTCGCCGAATGGCGCAGGGTTTTGCGCACTGATGGCCTGCTGATGTTTTCATGCTTTGGTCCGGATACCTTGGTGGAATTGCGCCAGGCCTTTGCCGAAGTGGACGATTTGCCACACATACTCCCCTTTGTTGATATGCATGATTTTGGCGATATGCTGGTCAATGCAGGTTTCTCCACGCCCGTCATGGATATGGAAAAAATCACGCTGACTTATGCCAGTGCCGATAAATTGCTGGAAGACGTGCGCGCCCTCGGGGGCAATCCATTGATGACACGCAGGCAAGCCTTGCTGGGCCGCAAAGCCCATGCGCGCTTGCTGGCAGCGCTGGATAAGCGCAAAGATGTCGATGGACGCATAGCCCTGACGCTGGAAGTGGTTTACGGCCATGCTTTCCGGCCTGTGAACCGCAAAACTGCCGCCGGAGAATCCATAGTCCGTTTTGATTTGCCTAAAAAATCACCTTAA
- a CDS encoding phosphoribosyltransferase family protein yields MTWKRGLAALIPNSCALCRMDSSEVVCHTCHARYFQTGQTRCLQCALPLPPASASPRCGDCLSNPPAFDRTLSVCDYAAPQDQLVLSLKFAHQLALAPWFARMLRDSILQQQGHELPDLLCAVPLGKDRLAERGFNQAWEITRPLAKHLGIAANMHLLQRSRNTAMQSSLPNAARARNVKNAFCVDESQQESLRGAHVGIVDDVMTTGMTLHEIATMLKRYGAAKVTAYVFARTLPHIH; encoded by the coding sequence ATGACCTGGAAAAGAGGCCTGGCTGCCCTGATACCAAATTCCTGCGCCCTGTGCCGCATGGATAGCAGCGAAGTGGTTTGCCACACATGCCATGCCCGCTATTTCCAGACCGGGCAGACCAGATGCCTGCAATGTGCCCTGCCCTTGCCGCCCGCCAGTGCCAGCCCACGCTGTGGAGATTGTCTCAGCAATCCACCAGCTTTTGACCGCACACTGAGCGTCTGCGACTATGCCGCGCCTCAGGATCAGTTGGTACTGTCTTTGAAGTTTGCCCATCAACTGGCGCTGGCGCCCTGGTTCGCCCGCATGCTGAGGGATAGCATATTGCAGCAGCAAGGCCATGAATTGCCGGATCTGCTGTGTGCCGTGCCCCTGGGTAAAGACCGGCTGGCGGAGCGCGGCTTCAACCAGGCCTGGGAAATTACCCGCCCACTGGCGAAGCATCTGGGCATAGCGGCCAACATGCATCTCCTGCAACGCAGCAGGAACACTGCGATGCAAAGCAGCTTGCCAAATGCCGCCAGGGCGCGCAATGTCAAAAATGCCTTTTGTGTCGATGAAAGCCAGCAAGAAAGCCTGCGCGGCGCGCATGTGGGTATCGTCGATGATGTCATGACTACTGGCATGACCCTGCATGAAATCGCTACAATGCTGAAACGTTACGGTGCCGCCAAAGTGACAGCTTATGTTTTTGCCCGCACCCTTCCCCATATTCACTAA
- the trmL gene encoding tRNA (uridine(34)/cytosine(34)/5-carboxymethylaminomethyluridine(34)-2'-O)-methyltransferase TrmL gives MFHVVLVEPEIPPNTGNIIRLCANTGVQLHLIEPLGFPLDDSKMKRAGLDYHDYATMKVHKNWAEFCASEQPDSSRMFAMTTHGSTAFANLAFQPGDYFVFGAETRGLAPELRESFPASQRIRLPMRPDNRSLNLSNTVAVVVYEAWRQNGFAGGS, from the coding sequence TTGTTTCACGTCGTCCTGGTCGAACCAGAAATACCGCCAAATACTGGCAACATCATCCGCCTCTGTGCCAACACTGGTGTGCAACTACATTTGATAGAGCCACTGGGCTTTCCCCTGGACGATAGCAAGATGAAACGCGCAGGTCTTGATTATCATGACTATGCGACCATGAAAGTGCATAAGAACTGGGCAGAATTCTGTGCCAGTGAGCAGCCCGACAGCAGCCGCATGTTTGCCATGACCACCCACGGCTCCACTGCTTTTGCAAACCTGGCCTTCCAGCCAGGCGATTATTTTGTGTTTGGTGCAGAAACCCGTGGCCTGGCACCTGAATTGCGCGAGTCCTTTCCGGCCAGCCAGCGCATACGCCTGCCCATGCGGCCAGATAACCGCAGCCTGAATTTATCCAACACGGTGGCAGTCGTGGTGTATGAGGCCTGGCGTCAAAATGGTTTTGCGGGCGGCAGCTAA
- a CDS encoding GGDEF domain-containing phosphodiesterase, with protein sequence MSASVGITIYPRDADNLDDLIKHADQAMYAAKAHGRNRFSYFTPGLQTAALARLRMTNDLRTAIAENSLRVYFQPIVDIHSGKIQKAEALVRWLHPQRGFISPMEFIPIAETSGLIIAIGDLVFREALCWVRKWRELYRPDFQISINQSPMEFQGDQERYIKWIHELALQNLPGQAISVEITEGLLLDASQKITSKLLQFRDAGIQVALDDFGTGYSSLSYLKKFDIDYLKIDQSFVRNLATDASDIVLSEAIIMMAHKLDLKVIAEGVETQQQHDLLKQAGCDFAQGYLFSKPLPPEEFEILLQRQKT encoded by the coding sequence TTGTCTGCCAGCGTGGGTATCACCATCTACCCGCGCGATGCCGACAATCTGGATGACCTCATCAAGCATGCCGACCAGGCCATGTATGCGGCCAAGGCCCATGGCCGGAATCGCTTCAGCTATTTCACACCCGGCCTACAGACTGCTGCATTGGCACGTCTGCGCATGACGAATGATCTGCGCACTGCGATTGCTGAAAATAGCCTGCGCGTCTATTTCCAGCCCATCGTCGATATCCATAGCGGGAAAATACAAAAAGCTGAAGCTCTGGTACGCTGGCTACATCCCCAACGGGGATTCATCAGCCCCATGGAGTTTATACCCATTGCAGAAACCAGCGGCCTGATCATCGCCATCGGCGACCTGGTATTCCGTGAGGCATTATGCTGGGTCAGGAAATGGCGCGAGCTGTATCGCCCAGACTTCCAGATCAGTATCAATCAGTCTCCTATGGAATTCCAGGGTGACCAGGAACGTTATATCAAATGGATACATGAACTGGCACTACAAAACCTGCCTGGCCAGGCCATCAGCGTAGAAATTACCGAAGGACTATTGCTGGATGCCAGCCAGAAAATCACCAGCAAGCTGTTGCAGTTCCGCGACGCCGGGATACAGGTGGCGCTTGATGATTTTGGTACCGGCTATTCTTCACTGTCCTACCTGAAGAAATTTGATATCGATTACCTCAAGATAGACCAGTCCTTCGTCCGTAACCTGGCAACGGATGCCAGTGATATTGTCTTGTCTGAAGCCATCATCATGATGGCGCACAAGCTGGACCTGAAAGTCATTGCCGAAGGGGTAGAGACGCAACAGCAACATGACTTGCTGAAACAGGCAGGCTGCGATTTTGCGCAAGGTTATTTATTCTCGAAACCCTTGCCACCGGAAGAGTTTGAGATCTTACTGCAGCGACAAAAAACTTAA
- the rfaE2 gene encoding D-glycero-beta-D-manno-heptose 1-phosphate adenylyltransferase, whose translation MPEFEKKLTTREQLSERVRELPKPVVMTNGVFDILHRGHVSYLADAREFGASLVVAVNTDASVKRLGKGDDRPVNTCADRMAVLAALESVSLVVEFDEDTALQVVLAAHPDVYVKGGDYDMTAIPEGQAVLAYGGTVAAIDFEHDRSTSKLLAKVRSGA comes from the coding sequence ATGCCAGAATTCGAAAAAAAACTCACTACCCGCGAGCAATTGTCGGAACGTGTACGCGAGCTTCCAAAACCGGTAGTCATGACCAACGGCGTATTCGACATCCTGCACCGTGGTCATGTCAGCTATCTTGCTGATGCACGCGAATTTGGTGCTTCGCTGGTGGTGGCGGTGAATACTGATGCCTCGGTCAAACGCCTGGGCAAGGGCGATGACCGGCCCGTCAATACCTGTGCAGACCGTATGGCGGTACTGGCAGCGCTGGAGTCTGTCAGCCTGGTGGTGGAATTTGATGAAGATACCGCTTTACAGGTAGTGCTGGCAGCGCATCCCGATGTATATGTCAAAGGCGGTGACTATGATATGACAGCCATACCCGAAGGTCAGGCGGTGCTGGCCTATGGTGGTACGGTGGCAGCCATCGATTTTGAGCATGACCGTTCGACCAGCAAATTGCTGGCCAAAGTACGCTCAGGCGCTTAA
- a CDS encoding ferritin-like domain-containing protein, translated as MLYPELFKSLEQVRWNMESDIPWDKYDASKLTPEQAQTIKMNAITEWSALPATEMFLRDNRGDSDFCAFMSIWFFEEQKHSLVLMEYLRRFHPELVPTEKELDNVRFEFDPAPPLETLMLHFCGEIRLNHWYRCASDWHTEPVIKHIYKIISQDEARHGGAYLRYMKKSLAEVGDVARAAFSKIGVLMASARRTEKPLHPTNLHVNQALFPNDTIQSRLPDPDWLERWLDGQIKFDGVWEKKVVDRILHNMSLLFERTFETVQDLNRYRKEVAQRLVILPGSLPSAA; from the coding sequence ATGCTTTACCCTGAATTGTTTAAGTCTTTGGAGCAAGTGCGCTGGAATATGGAGTCAGACATCCCCTGGGATAAGTATGACGCCAGCAAACTGACACCTGAACAGGCGCAAACCATCAAGATGAATGCCATTACTGAATGGTCTGCGCTGCCAGCGACAGAAATGTTCTTGCGTGATAACCGTGGCGACAGTGACTTTTGTGCCTTCATGTCCATCTGGTTTTTTGAAGAACAAAAGCATTCCCTGGTCCTGATGGAGTACCTGCGCCGCTTCCACCCTGAGCTGGTGCCGACAGAAAAAGAACTCGACAATGTACGTTTCGAGTTCGACCCCGCACCACCGCTGGAAACCCTGATGTTGCATTTCTGCGGTGAGATACGCCTGAACCACTGGTACCGCTGTGCATCTGACTGGCATACCGAACCTGTCATCAAGCATATCTACAAAATCATTAGCCAGGACGAAGCACGCCATGGCGGTGCTTATCTGCGCTACATGAAAAAATCCCTGGCCGAAGTCGGCGACGTCGCCCGTGCCGCATTTTCCAAGATCGGCGTCCTGATGGCGTCCGCCAGACGTACCGAAAAACCTTTGCACCCGACCAACTTGCATGTCAACCAGGCATTGTTCCCGAACGACACCATACAATCACGTCTGCCTGACCCTGATTGGCTGGAACGCTGGCTCGATGGCCAGATCAAGTTTGACGGCGTGTGGGAAAAGAAAGTCGTCGATCGCATCCTGCATAATATGTCGCTGCTGTTCGAGCGTACTTTTGAAACAGTGCAAGACCTGAACCGCTATCGCAAGGAAGTCGCGCAAAGATTGGTTATTTTGCCTGGCAGCTTGCCTAGCGCTGCATAA
- a CDS encoding CysB family HTH-type transcriptional regulator has protein sequence MNFQQLRSIREASRRGYNLTEVANVLFTSQPGVSRQIRELEEELGVDIFERNGKRLTGLTEPGKDILPIIERLLLEAENLRQAGEDYSDQSKGTLTIATTHTQARYVLPKVVQGFRQAFPEVRIALQQSSPEHIAEWVLSGKADIGIATEGLSQFKDLASFACYEWNHVVVVPEGHPLLSKEELTLEDLSNYPLITYDVGFTGRGHIDDAFRLAGLRTDIVLTAMDSDVIQQYVALGLGVGLVASMAIEVQRAHGLRTISASHLFASNVTRLAVRRGAYLRAYTYEFIQQFAPNLDRDEVRQAVSENELA, from the coding sequence ATGAATTTCCAACAACTACGCTCTATCCGTGAAGCATCACGCCGTGGTTATAACCTGACTGAAGTGGCGAATGTCTTGTTTACTTCCCAGCCCGGCGTCAGCCGCCAGATCCGTGAACTGGAAGAAGAACTTGGTGTCGATATTTTCGAACGTAATGGCAAACGCCTGACCGGTCTGACAGAACCTGGCAAGGACATATTGCCCATCATAGAAAGATTGCTGCTGGAAGCAGAAAACCTGCGCCAGGCTGGCGAGGACTATTCTGACCAGTCCAAAGGCACGCTGACAATCGCTACTACCCATACCCAGGCGCGCTATGTGCTGCCCAAGGTGGTACAAGGCTTTCGTCAGGCTTTCCCTGAAGTGCGCATAGCCCTGCAACAAAGTTCCCCGGAACATATTGCTGAATGGGTATTGTCTGGCAAGGCCGATATCGGTATTGCGACCGAGGGTCTGTCACAGTTCAAGGACCTGGCTTCTTTCGCCTGCTATGAATGGAATCACGTTGTCGTCGTACCAGAAGGTCATCCACTCCTGAGCAAGGAAGAACTGACGCTGGAAGACCTGTCGAATTATCCACTGATTACTTATGACGTTGGTTTTACCGGTCGTGGTCATATTGATGACGCATTCCGCCTGGCTGGCTTGCGCACCGATATCGTCCTGACTGCGATGGATTCTGACGTTATCCAGCAATATGTGGCGCTGGGTCTGGGCGTGGGTCTGGTGGCTTCGATGGCCATAGAAGTGCAACGTGCACATGGCTTGAGGACAATTTCGGCCAGCCACTTGTTTGCATCGAATGTGACACGTCTGGCGGTACGCCGTGGCGCTTACCTGCGCGCTTATACCTATGAATTCATACAACAGTTTGCACCTAATCTGGACAGGGATGAGGTGCGACAAGCAGTCAGTGAAAATGAATTAGCGTAG
- a CDS encoding sulfate/molybdate ABC transporter ATP-binding protein, translating into MSIAVNQLQKRFGSFTALDNVSLDFPNGELTALLGPSGCGKTTLLRIIAGLEYADSGQVLLDGQDASAQHVRERQVGFVFQHYALFKHMTIFENIAFGLRVKPRHVRPSESEIKEKVTKLLELVQLDWLADRYPPQLSGGQRQRIALARALAVEPRVLLLDEPFGALDAKVRKELRRWLRRLHDELHVTSIFVTHDQEEALEVADKIVLMNHGKVEQVGAPAEVYHNPATPFVYGFLGNVNLFRGRIHEGILDAGGVPFEAPGHAETRDAFGTGYVRPHELEIDRYSPGAAGLNVQLRRVHSIGPLAQLELERDDNGELVEAMISTERYEQLKLKVGEALVVRPKRLHVFVDAQ; encoded by the coding sequence GTGAGTATCGCTGTTAATCAATTACAAAAACGCTTTGGTAGTTTTACCGCACTGGACAATGTCTCGCTGGATTTCCCGAATGGTGAACTGACCGCCTTGCTGGGGCCATCAGGTTGCGGCAAGACCACACTGTTGCGCATCATCGCCGGTCTGGAATATGCCGACAGTGGCCAGGTTTTGCTCGACGGGCAAGATGCCTCTGCGCAGCATGTGCGTGAACGCCAGGTTGGCTTTGTATTCCAGCACTATGCCTTATTCAAGCATATGACGATTTTTGAAAACATTGCTTTCGGCTTGCGCGTCAAGCCACGCCATGTGCGCCCATCAGAAAGTGAGATCAAGGAGAAAGTCACCAAGCTGCTGGAACTGGTGCAGCTCGATTGGCTGGCTGACCGTTACCCACCGCAATTGTCAGGTGGCCAGCGTCAGCGTATTGCGCTGGCACGTGCATTGGCAGTAGAACCACGCGTACTTTTGCTCGACGAACCTTTCGGTGCGCTCGATGCCAAGGTACGCAAGGAGTTGCGCCGCTGGTTACGTCGCCTGCACGATGAATTGCATGTGACCAGTATTTTCGTCACGCATGACCAGGAAGAAGCGCTGGAAGTGGCTGACAAGATCGTCCTGATGAATCACGGCAAGGTGGAGCAGGTAGGCGCTCCGGCTGAGGTATATCATAATCCGGCTACGCCTTTTGTCTATGGCTTCCTCGGTAATGTGAACCTGTTCCGTGGCCGTATTCATGAAGGCATACTTGATGCTGGCGGTGTGCCTTTTGAAGCGCCAGGCCATGCCGAAACCCGTGACGCTTTTGGTACTGGCTATGTGCGCCCGCATGAACTCGAAATAGACCGCTATTCGCCCGGAGCGGCAGGCCTCAATGTGCAACTCCGCCGCGTCCACAGCATAGGCCCGCTGGCCCAGCTTGAACTGGAAAGAGATGACAACGGCGAACTGGTCGAAGCCATGATTTCTACAGAACGCTATGAACAACTGAAACTCAAAGTCGGCGAAGCCCTGGTAGTGCGCCCAAAACGCCTGCATGTTTTTGTCGATGCTCAATAA
- the cysW gene encoding sulfate ABC transporter permease subunit CysW, with the protein MTTAAINTPVKTPITARRHEPAITPAATLEPLWVRIVLTVTALLFLTLFLFIPLAAVFAEALKKGWEVYLAAIVEADALSAIKLTLIAAGIAVPLNLVFGVAAAWTIAKFEFRGKNVLLTLIDLPFSVSPVISGLIYVLLFGAQGWFGEWLRDHEIKILFAVPGIVLATIFVTFPFVARELIPLMQAQGSEEEEAALVLGASGWKTFWYVTLPNIKWGLLYGVILCNARAMGEFGAVSVVSGHIRGETNTMPLQVEILYNEYNFTAAFAVASLLTLLALLTLALKTLVEWRTNENRQLPQE; encoded by the coding sequence ATGACGACAGCCGCCATCAATACGCCCGTCAAGACGCCCATCACTGCACGCAGGCATGAACCTGCGATCACACCAGCGGCAACGCTGGAACCGTTGTGGGTACGTATAGTCTTGACCGTGACTGCATTGCTGTTCCTGACTCTGTTTTTATTCATTCCACTGGCAGCCGTTTTTGCCGAAGCACTGAAAAAAGGCTGGGAAGTTTACCTGGCAGCGATAGTAGAAGCAGATGCCTTGTCAGCCATCAAACTGACCCTGATAGCTGCGGGCATAGCCGTGCCGCTGAACCTGGTGTTTGGTGTAGCGGCAGCCTGGACTATCGCCAAGTTTGAATTCCGTGGCAAAAATGTTTTGCTGACGCTGATTGATTTGCCGTTTTCAGTGTCTCCCGTGATCTCCGGTCTGATCTATGTCTTGCTGTTTGGTGCGCAGGGCTGGTTTGGTGAATGGCTGCGTGATCATGAAATCAAGATTTTGTTTGCGGTACCTGGCATTGTGCTGGCAACCATTTTCGTTACTTTTCCATTTGTCGCTCGTGAATTGATACCGCTGATGCAGGCGCAGGGTAGCGAAGAAGAAGAGGCTGCACTGGTGCTCGGCGCATCTGGCTGGAAGACTTTCTGGTACGTGACTTTGCCAAATATCAAATGGGGTTTGCTGTATGGCGTGATTCTGTGTAATGCGCGTGCCATGGGTGAGTTTGGTGCGGTATCAGTGGTGTCCGGCCATATCCGTGGCGAGACCAATACCATGCCGTTGCAAGTCGAAATTTTATATAACGAGTACAACTTCACCGCCGCCTTTGCTGTCGCGTCACTGCTGACCTTGCTGGCTTTGCTGACACTCGCGCTGAAAACATTAGTCGAATGGCGTACCAATGAAAACCGCCAATTGCCGCAAGAATAA